GAATATGCAGGAATAGAAACACTAGAATTTCCACTACCTCCTATTATAGCTGTTAACACTACAGCAGGAACGGCTTCTGAAGTTACTAGACATGCTGTTATTACAAATACTAAAACTAAAGTTAAATTTGTTATAGTAAGCTGGAGAAATCTACCTCAAGTTTCTATAAACGACCCTATTTTAATGATAGGAAAACCAGCTGGTTTAACTGCTGCAACAGGAATGGATGCTCTAACTCATGCAGTTGAAGCATATGTTTCTAAAGATGCTAACCCTGTAACTGATGCTGCTGCAATTCAAGCTATTAAATTAATTGCTACAAACTTAAGACAAGCAGTTGCAAATGGAGAAAACTTAAAAGCTAGAGAAAATATGGCTTATGCTTCATTATTAGCAGGAATGGCTTTCAACAACGGAAATTTAGGATATGTACATGCTATGGCTCATCAATTAGGAGGACTTTATGATATGCCTCATGGAGTTGCAAATGCTATGTTACTTCCTCATGTTTGTCGTTATAATATGATAGCTAATCCAGAAAAATTTGCTGATATAGCTGTATTTATGGGAGAAAATGTAGAAGGATTATCTACAATAGAAGCTGCTGAAAAAGCTATAGATGCACTATTTAGATTATCTTCAGATGTAGGAATTCCTAAGAGTTTAAAAGAAGCTGGAGTAAAAGAAGAAGATATAGAACTTATGTCAGCAAACGCTTTAAAAGATGGAAATGCTTTCAGTAACCCAAGAAAAGGAAATGAAAAAGATATAGCTGCAATATTTAGAGCTGCTATGTAATAAAATAAAGGAAAACAATCATTAGACTAAATTTAGTTTAGTGATTGTTTTTTATTTTTTGAAAAATTTCACACTCTTTGATATAATGAAAATATAGTATTGATAGAGTGGTGATAGAAATGTTAAAAAATTTTAAAAAAGAGCTATTATCAATTCAAAAAGATTTAATATCAGTCACAAATATGGGGATTGTAATTATTGATATTGATGGGGAATATATTACAGAAAAAACTAATTATTCAGAGTTTTGTAAAGTATTTCGTAAAAATTCGACTCTTAGTCTATTTTGTGAAAAGTGTGATTTAAAAGCTTTAAATAAAGTTTTATTGTCAAGAACTCCATATATTTATAAATGTCATTCTGGTTTGATTGATGTTATTATTCCTATTTTGTATGAGGGAGAGATTATTGGAGCTTTTTTGATAGGACAATTTTTGCTTGAAAATAATCAAGAGTTTGAACTTGAAAAAATACTAAAAGAAAATATTGGAAAAAATATAGATCTAAAATTACTTCAAGAAAAGTATAAAGAATTAACTGTAATTAGTTTAGAAAAGCTTGAAAGTATAATTCGGATTGTAACTTATAGTACATATTATATAGCTGATTGTATAAAAAATAAGAAATGGTTAGAGATGAAAAATACTGTATCTAAAGTAAAGATCGAATTAAGTAATTCTAAAATAGCTCCTATTATTAAGTATATAAATGAACATATAAATGAAAATGTTTCATTAAGTTTAGGGGCTAATCTTTGTAATATGAGTCAATCACAATTTAGTAGAACTTTTAAAAAAGAAACGGGAAAAACTTTTAAAGAGTATATTTTATTGAAAAAAATTGAACAAGCTAAGTTTTATATTAAAACTACTGATAAATCTTTTAGTGAAATTT
The uncultured Fusobacterium sp. DNA segment above includes these coding regions:
- a CDS encoding iron-containing alcohol dehydrogenase — protein: MRYYDYLMPSVNFFGPGCLEVIGERAKILNGKKALIVTDKFLSSLKGGAVERSVELLAKAGIESVIFDQVEPNPKDVNVYAGAKVYKDNNCDMIITIGGGSPHDCGKGIGIAVTHPKDICEYAGIETLEFPLPPIIAVNTTAGTASEVTRHAVITNTKTKVKFVIVSWRNLPQVSINDPILMIGKPAGLTAATGMDALTHAVEAYVSKDANPVTDAAAIQAIKLIATNLRQAVANGENLKARENMAYASLLAGMAFNNGNLGYVHAMAHQLGGLYDMPHGVANAMLLPHVCRYNMIANPEKFADIAVFMGENVEGLSTIEAAEKAIDALFRLSSDVGIPKSLKEAGVKEEDIELMSANALKDGNAFSNPRKGNEKDIAAIFRAAM
- a CDS encoding PocR ligand-binding domain-containing protein; translation: MLKNFKKELLSIQKDLISVTNMGIVIIDIDGEYITEKTNYSEFCKVFRKNSTLSLFCEKCDLKALNKVLLSRTPYIYKCHSGLIDVIIPILYEGEIIGAFLIGQFLLENNQEFELEKILKENIGKNIDLKLLQEKYKELTVISLEKLESIIRIVTYSTYYIADCIKNKKWLEMKNTVSKVKIELSNSKIAPIIKYINEHINENVSLSLGANLCNMSQSQFSRTFKKETGKTFKEYILLKKIEQAKFYIKTTDKSFSEISDFLGFEDSSYFTKLFKKYEGITPKEYKIKILK